A window of Pirellulales bacterium genomic DNA:
GTCGCGTGCAGGCCGTGGCCTGCTTCTTCCCCCCGACAGACTTTTTGAACTATGGCGAGCCGGGCGAGAACGCTCTGGGGCGCGGCGTACTGAAGAACTTCAAGGCGCCCTTCGACTTCCATGAGTTCGATCAGGAAACGAAGCATTTCGTGCCGCTGACCAACGAGCCCAAGATCGTCGAAGTCGGCAAACAGATTTCGCCGATCACGCATGTCTCGTCCGACGACCCGCCGACATTGATCATTCACGGCGATGCCGACAAGCTGGTGCCAATTCAGCAGGCGGATTCGATCGTCGCAAAGCTGAAAGCGGCGGGTGTTCCGGCCGAAGTAGTCGTCAAGAAAGGGGCCGCGCATGGCTGGCCCGACATGGTGGCCGACACGGCCCTGTTGGCAGATTGGTTCGACAAGTACCTGGCCGCTCCGGTCGCCGCAAAGTGATGAGAGCCGCGCAAATCAGCTAAGGACGGATCCCGAACGATTCGGGATCCGTGACATATCTACAGCAAGATCCGCCCGAGGTGCCTGATTCCCCGCTGCATCTTCGTGACCGGCTATCCGGGCTTCATCGCTGGACAATTGTTGAAACGTTTCCTAGCCAAACCCGGAACCACGGTCCGGCTGCTCGTCATTCCGGCAATGCGCGCCGCCGCCGAGGCAGCCCGCGAGGAAATCCCGTTGGGGCGCGAGCGGACGGAAATCGTGTTGGGGGATATTACGCGGCCTTATCTGGGGCTCGACGCAGCCACCCTCGCCAGCCTGGCCGCCGAAGTCGACACCGTCTATCACCTGGCCGCGATTTATGATTTGGCTACGCCGCAGCAGATTTCGCGGCTGGTCAATGTCACAGGCACGGAAAACGTTCTCGATTTCTGCGAATCGCTTCCCCATTTACGCAAGCTTGTTTACTTTTCCACGGCTTACGTCTCGGGCACGCGAACCGGCCGGGTCCTGGAAGACGAGTTGTCCGAGTCGACCAGTTGGAAGAACTATTATGAACTCACCAAGTGGGAGGCCGAAGTCGCCGTGCGCCGGCGCTGGAAACGGATTCCGACCGTGATCATCCGGCCAGGCGTCGTAACCGGCGATTCGCGAACCGGGGAAATCAACAAGTACGACGGGCCCTACTTCGTGATTCGCGCGATGGCCGCCCTGGAACAGAAAGGTCTGCTCGGCTGGAGCCGTTACTTCTGGTCGGGCGGGCGCGACACACGTTTCTACATGGTGCCGGTCGATTTCATCTGCGACGCGACTGAGTTTCTGGCACATCATGACAGTGCCGCGGGCAAAGCCTATCACGTGCTGCCGAATCCAGCCGTGACGATGGGAGAACTGAGCGCCGCATTGTTTACCGCATTCGGATTGCGACCGCCGCCGTTCAGCACGCCCCCATGGCTCGCCCGTTTTTTCTTCAAGATGTTTCCGGTTCTGTCGCGGGCGTTACAATTTCCGCCCGAAGTGTTCGCCTACATGAAGCACGACGTGACCTACGATACGCGCAATCTGGATGCCGCGCTCGCCGGCTCGGGCATTCACTGCCCGTCGCCGCGAGAATGCGTGCCCGCGATGGTCGATTTCGTGCGCCGGCATCCTGATATCGCCACCAACTTCGGCCAGAATGCGACCAGCCGGCCCGAGATGGTGACGACGGCTCCGTGACACGCGATCGCCGAGCGATCGCGAGCCCAGAGTGCGCGTTGCCTTTGCCGCGCCGCGCATAAAAAAAGCCGCGGCCATCTTGTTTGAGAAGATGGCCGCGGCCTAACTGAATCCAACCTCCCGCCGATTGCGACGGTGGAGTCGCTGCGAGAAGGACGATGGTCAGGCTGTGCTAGGCACTAGCCGGTCTAGGACCCCGGTCCTCGCTTTTTGGGTTGGCACCTCCGACGGAATTCGAGGCGAGAGGCATGGCTCTAAAAGTCGTATCTACTGGTTGCAGATTACATCGGCAGCATTGCCCGGCGGGTACGACGGAATTTTCGATTTTTTACGTCGCCACCCGCCGGGCGATTTTGCAACCCGGTAATAACATTCTACCGCGCGAACGCTTAGAGTGATTCCAGGAGGCGAAAACTTCCCGAGATTTGCGCTGCGGCTCGTGATTTGCATTGCCGGCAAAGGGTAGCAACGGGCGTCCTCATGCAGTCGCGGGCTGGCCTTACGGCAGCGTCGAACCCATGAGGGCAATCCACGCCAACAATAAGCCGCCTGGGCCCCGGGACGACGATCGCCTGACGGAGTGCTGTCGTAAGACAGTTTGGCACTCGCACGGCGGGGAAGCGGCAGAACCGCCTATGGCCTATTTCGGCCGGCGCCGCGGACCGTTGGCAGAGTCCTCCCGACCCTCAAAGTCGTCCAGCAGGGCGTCCACAGCGGCCGACAGACGCTCGGGCGTTTCGTACGTCCCGGCCTCGATGGCTTGCCGAATCTCGGCCAGCCGAACTCGTCGCTCCGCGGGGCTCTGCGGGAAATTGGTCATGGCGCTCTATTTCTTCTCGACAATCCAGATGTTGCGATAGTAGACCGGGTTGCCGTGGTTCTGCAGCTGGAACGGTCCGACGCCGGGTGCCTCTTGCGGCAAGCCGCCTGGCGTCAGCTTCGGCAGTTCGAAGTTCTCGTAGATCGGCACGCCGTTGTGCCGCACGCTGACGATGGCATTCTTCGTTTTCTTGCCGGCGTCATCAAATCGTGCCGCGGTGAAGTCTATGTCATAGGTCTGCCACGTCAGCGGCGGATAGCACATGTTTACGGCCGGCGCCTGAATTGAATAAAACCCGCCACATTCGTTGTCTTTTCCGTCCAACCCGAACGAATCGAGCACTTGCAGTTCGTAGCGGTTTTGCAGGTAGACGCCGCTGTTGCCCCGGCCCTGGCCGCGCGCGGCTGGCATAAACGGGGTTTGGAACTCGATGTGCAACTGAAAATCGCGGAAGCTGTCCTTACTGATGCAACCAGCAGCGAGCAATCCGCCGTCCGCCAATCGACCGCCGTTCCACTTATCGACCGACGTGCCGTCGAATAATACGATAGCGTCTGCGGGTGGTTTGGCACCGAGTGTGGGGCTTTTGCGTTCAACGCGCTTCAATGTTCCGATTTTGGCGCCGTCGGCACCAGTCACAGTAATTACGCCGTCGACCAGTTTGCCGGTGGGGCCCTCTCCACTAATCGTTGTCACGCCGTCCTTGGTCTCGCCCGAGCGATGGCGCCGACCCGCGTCCTTGTTCCAGCCGTCGCCCGGCAGACCGCCAGGATATCCCTCGGCATCGAACTTGCCGTCCCCCAGCGCGATGACCTGCATACCAACCTTGCGGGGCTCTCCGTTGATCGTCAGTTCGCCCACGTACTCGCCCTGCACTTTGTAGTCAGGCCCAGCGTCGGCTGCCGCGGTGAACGTGGACTGCCCCTTGTCGGCAGCGATCGCTTGGCCGAGCGGCGCGGCAGCAAACAGCAACAGGGCGGGCAGAACGGCGCGGGCGAAGAGGCGGCTCATGGTGTTTCCTTGTGGCGCGGGAATGACTCGTATGCACCGAAGCATTGAGAAAGCAGGCTTCGGTCGGCCGCTATTGTGCGCACGCACAACAGACACCGCAAGTTTCGGAAGAAAGTTGCCAGGGAGTCCCATCCCACGAGCGCAGCCGAAAGGCGAGCGTCTACACGCACCAAGAATTGCGATTACACGCATCCGCAAACACCAACCACGCACGATCGCGCGGCGGTTCTACGCCAACAACCCTGTAACGACTTCCCCCTTCACCAGCTCGCGAGGCTGGTTCAGGTGGTTGTAAACGATCGTATTCGGATCGATGCCGACCGAATGATAGATCGTCGCCAACAGGTTGGCCGGATGGACCGGATCCTCGAGGGGGCCGCTGCCCGTGGCGTCCGACTTGCCGTACACGCTGCCCCGTTTGATGCCGGCACCCGCGATGCAGGCCGTATAGCAATACGGCCAGTGGTCGCGGCCATCGTCGCTGTTGGTATTGCCCGAGGTACTCACGCCGCGTTTGGGGCTGCGGCCAAACTCACCGATGGCCAACACCAGGGTGTCGGCCAATAAACCGCGTTCGTCGAGGTCGGCGATCAATGCCGACAAGCCGCCATCGAGCAGCGGCGCACATTGATTCTTCATGCGGCCCGATAACCCCACATGTACATCGAACGAATGGTTGTCGCTGTTGGCGACCTTGGGCCAATTGACTTCCACCACGCGGGTGCCGGCCTCGACCAATCGGCGGGCGAGCAGCAGGCTCTGGCCAAAGGTGTTGTTGCCGTATTTTTCGCGTGTGGCGAGCGTTTCCTTCGATAGATCGAACGCATCGCGTGCTCGTCCCGAGATCACCAGGCTGAGAGCCCGGTCATAGTATTCGTCCAGATCGTAGCGCGCCGTGGCTCGCTCGACGGCGGGCATGCCCTCGGCAATCACATCACGCAGCTTGGCACGACGCTCCAAGCGCGCCGAGGAAACTTCGGGACGCAGCTGTAAGTCGTCGACCTTGATGCGCGACATCTTGGCCATGTCCATGTCGTCGCCAGTCGGATAGAGATAGTACGGGTCAAAGGCGCGGCCGAGAAAGCCTGCCGTGCCGGCCTTGCCCACTACGTTGCTCTCCTGCAGCGGTCGTGGCATCATCACGAACGGCAGCATCGGCACCGTCGTCGGTTTCAGACGGACGATGTTGGAGCCAAAGTTCGGAAAGTCCTTCGGGCTCGGCGGCTCCAATTGTCCCGACGCGCTGACGCGATCGGTCGTATAGCCGGTCAGCATTTGGTAGATGGCAGCCGTATGATTGAACAGGCCATTCGGCGTGTAGCTTACGGAACGGATCAGTGTCAGCTTATCAGTCACTTGTGCGAGCTTGGGCATCAGCTCCGTGACTTGCAGCCCTGGCGTTTTGGTATCGATGGGATTGAAGACGCTCTTCACATTGTCAGGAACGTTAGGCTTGGGATCCCACAAGTCGAGATGACTGGGACCGCCCTGCAAGAAAATCAAGATCACGCTTTTCGCCTTGCCCCAACCAGGCCCACCGGTCACGGCGGCTTCGGCAGCACGTGCGCTCTGCTGATGACGGAACATGTCGGCGAGAGAGAGTCCCAACATCGACGAACCGCCGACTCGCAGCAACTCGCGGCGGGTGACTCCGTCGCATGTGTCTTTGCCAGCCCGTCCAGGAATTACCAGCATCGTGGGCTCCTCGCGTCGTGGGGTTTGCGGTGGGGCGCATCGCAGGGCGCGGAATAGAATCCGCGCAGCCGCCGCGTGCGCAATGCTTTGGCGTGCAAGGGGCAGTATAGCGCCGGCGGAAAGCGCGTGTCAACTGCGTGGAATCGCGAAACCCAGCCCAAGAAACGACTTGCGATCATTTTACAGAAATCGCGATGGCGGCGGCAAAACCATGTCCGCCACGGCTCGATCGCTGACGCTACCACGACTCAACTTGCAGTGCATGAGCCGCCAAAAAGGCCTCGGCCTCGGATCGCGAGAAAACGCTCTCGGTGGCACTGATCGAACGCACGCAACTGGCTCCCAGGGCGCTGGCCCAGGCCAGGCAGCCGCGCGGGTCGGCACCGGCCAGCAGTCCGGCGATGTAGCCGGCGTCGAAGGCGTCGCCCGCGCCGGTGCCGCCAACATAGTGGGTTGGAAATACGCCGGCTTTTAATCTCAGGTCTTTCGTGGCCAAAACGGTTCCCTCGCCGCCGCAGGTAATCACGGCCGTACCGGCGCCTGCCGCTAAAAAGCGCTCGGCCTGCGCCTGGGGTTCGGCCAAACCGGTGATGGCCGCGGCCTCGTCGGTGTTCGGCAGAAAGATGTCGGTCTCGGCAAGCACTGGCGCCAACTGCGACCAATGGTCGCCGGGACCCGGCAGAACTACGTCCAGGACCGTCGTCACGCCCCAGCGGCGGACCTGACGAAATACTTCGGTCAATTCATCGGGCAATAGCGCGGGCATCAGCAGATATCCGCCGACGTACAGAACCTTCGCCGCGCGCACGCGCTCCAACGGAATATCGGCCGCGGTGAAGCGGGCGTTGGCTCCTACGGTGTGTACGAAGCGCCGGTCCTGGCCGCGCACATTAACAATAAGGGTTCCTGAGGTGCCGACGCCCGCCAATTCGCGCACGCTCGAGATGTCGACGCCCGACTCGGCGAGCGACTCGACGATATAGCGTCCAAATACGTCGCGCCCGACTGAACCGACGACCGCCACCCGCACGCCGACGCGGGCCAGGTCCACCGCGGCATTTGACGCACAACCGCCGATCGACAGCGACAAGTGATCGGTCAGAATCAGCTCTCCCGCCGCTGGCACATGCTCGATCGGCGCACAGCCGTGATCGGCCACCAGAATCCCCACGCTTAAGCAGTCGATATCCATCGTGTTGCGAAACGCCCTGGCAGGGCCTTAAGAAAGTTGGGCCGCCGGTCG
This region includes:
- a CDS encoding DUF1080 domain-containing protein — its product is MSRLFARAVLPALLLFAAAPLGQAIAADKGQSTFTAAADAGPDYKVQGEYVGELTINGEPRKVGMQVIALGDGKFDAEGYPGGLPGDGWNKDAGRRHRSGETKDGVTTISGEGPTGKLVDGVITVTGADGAKIGTLKRVERKSPTLGAKPPADAIVLFDGTSVDKWNGGRLADGGLLAAGCISKDSFRDFQLHIEFQTPFMPAARGQGRGNSGVYLQNRYELQVLDSFGLDGKDNECGGFYSIQAPAVNMCYPPLTWQTYDIDFTAARFDDAGKKTKNAIVSVRHNGVPIYENFELPKLTPGGLPQEAPGVGPFQLQNHGNPVYYRNIWIVEKK
- a CDS encoding DUF1501 domain-containing protein, producing the protein MLVIPGRAGKDTCDGVTRRELLRVGGSSMLGLSLADMFRHQQSARAAEAAVTGGPGWGKAKSVILIFLQGGPSHLDLWDPKPNVPDNVKSVFNPIDTKTPGLQVTELMPKLAQVTDKLTLIRSVSYTPNGLFNHTAAIYQMLTGYTTDRVSASGQLEPPSPKDFPNFGSNIVRLKPTTVPMLPFVMMPRPLQESNVVGKAGTAGFLGRAFDPYYLYPTGDDMDMAKMSRIKVDDLQLRPEVSSARLERRAKLRDVIAEGMPAVERATARYDLDEYYDRALSLVISGRARDAFDLSKETLATREKYGNNTFGQSLLLARRLVEAGTRVVEVNWPKVANSDNHSFDVHVGLSGRMKNQCAPLLDGGLSALIADLDERGLLADTLVLAIGEFGRSPKRGVSTSGNTNSDDGRDHWPYCYTACIAGAGIKRGSVYGKSDATGSGPLEDPVHPANLLATIYHSVGIDPNTIVYNHLNQPRELVKGEVVTGLLA
- a CDS encoding SDR family oxidoreductase yields the protein MTGYPGFIAGQLLKRFLAKPGTTVRLLVIPAMRAAAEAAREEIPLGRERTEIVLGDITRPYLGLDAATLASLAAEVDTVYHLAAIYDLATPQQISRLVNVTGTENVLDFCESLPHLRKLVYFSTAYVSGTRTGRVLEDELSESTSWKNYYELTKWEAEVAVRRRWKRIPTVIIRPGVVTGDSRTGEINKYDGPYFVIRAMAALEQKGLLGWSRYFWSGGRDTRFYMVPVDFICDATEFLAHHDSAAGKAYHVLPNPAVTMGELSAALFTAFGLRPPPFSTPPWLARFFFKMFPVLSRALQFPPEVFAYMKHDVTYDTRNLDAALAGSGIHCPSPRECVPAMVDFVRRHPDIATNFGQNATSRPEMVTTAP
- a CDS encoding carbohydrate kinase family protein, producing MDIDCLSVGILVADHGCAPIEHVPAAGELILTDHLSLSIGGCASNAAVDLARVGVRVAVVGSVGRDVFGRYIVESLAESGVDISSVRELAGVGTSGTLIVNVRGQDRRFVHTVGANARFTAADIPLERVRAAKVLYVGGYLLMPALLPDELTEVFRQVRRWGVTTVLDVVLPGPGDHWSQLAPVLAETDIFLPNTDEAAAITGLAEPQAQAERFLAAGAGTAVITCGGEGTVLATKDLRLKAGVFPTHYVGGTGAGDAFDAGYIAGLLAGADPRGCLAWASALGASCVRSISATESVFSRSEAEAFLAAHALQVESW